One Fibrobacter sp. UWB16 DNA window includes the following coding sequences:
- a CDS encoding ATP-binding protein — protein MMENYKFNISLSVLNHLGRNLYRSLITVIGEAISNSWDADAKNVHIYIDREKNQLVVQDDGVGMTPDDFQNKFLKIGYSKRKDGKSCSPTRRPFIGRKGIGKLALLSCAKSISIVTKTQKSSLTGGTIDNARLDQAIKDDITPNDYNLTPLNSDLLKENKKLSHGTIIIFNGMNDGIKNRIDYLRQLIALDFRFSLFDPSFNISVNGKEISMVDLEPLINDTQFLWLINHDNDNDAFEKAIRKSKSLITHRLIYTESVTVSGFIASVDTPSKLKIRTSDEKATVDLFVNGRLREKNILSHIPSTRIVESYLYGQIHFNELDDDTDRFTSSREGVVPDDPKFNSLLDVLKKDIMAKIIEEWDDLRRANRKTGDSDNKKIPPRQRKSEELYDAITDDYVHFDKTTSTEDKDRVNSWINELKPDAVYNYESYGDCFLAENLLRKYITTQKIAYPDSLKNDIKNWKEGYQAKKDKANLSIQIRHDDNDLSYCGMEQLAYIADTEKDKQKKSTLLRDCIEYTPIRDAVAHTSRLTDVAKLRLNVCFENIKARIKNLLKISSKP, from the coding sequence ATGATGGAAAACTATAAATTCAACATTTCCTTAAGTGTTCTAAATCATTTAGGAAGAAATTTGTACCGAAGCCTTATAACCGTTATAGGCGAGGCTATATCTAACTCATGGGATGCGGACGCAAAAAATGTCCACATATACATAGACAGAGAAAAGAACCAATTAGTCGTTCAAGATGATGGTGTTGGAATGACGCCAGACGATTTTCAAAATAAGTTCCTAAAAATCGGATATTCTAAAAGAAAAGATGGAAAAAGTTGCTCTCCAACAAGACGTCCATTTATCGGACGAAAGGGTATTGGCAAGTTGGCATTGCTTTCTTGCGCAAAAAGCATCTCCATCGTTACCAAAACACAAAAGTCAAGCTTGACGGGAGGAACAATAGACAATGCTCGTCTAGATCAGGCAATTAAAGATGACATAACTCCCAATGATTACAATCTTACGCCGTTAAATTCCGATTTGCTAAAAGAAAACAAAAAACTCTCTCATGGGACTATAATTATTTTCAATGGGATGAATGACGGCATAAAAAATCGCATTGATTATTTACGTCAACTTATTGCTCTTGACTTCAGATTTTCATTGTTTGATCCTTCTTTTAATATAAGCGTTAATGGAAAAGAAATTTCAATGGTTGATTTGGAGCCATTAATAAATGATACTCAGTTCTTATGGTTGATAAACCATGATAATGATAATGATGCTTTTGAAAAAGCGATTCGAAAGTCAAAAAGCTTAATCACTCATCGTTTAATATACACAGAATCCGTGACTGTGTCCGGGTTTATCGCTTCTGTTGATACGCCTTCGAAACTAAAAATTAGAACTTCAGACGAAAAGGCAACAGTTGACCTTTTTGTTAATGGAAGACTTCGTGAAAAGAATATTTTGAGTCATATTCCATCAACTCGAATTGTAGAAAGTTACCTTTATGGTCAAATCCATTTCAACGAACTTGACGATGATACAGATCGTTTTACTAGTAGTCGAGAAGGAGTTGTTCCAGACGATCCTAAATTCAATTCACTTTTAGATGTATTGAAAAAAGATATCATGGCGAAGATAATTGAAGAATGGGATGATTTACGTCGAGCCAATCGAAAAACAGGTGATTCCGACAATAAAAAAATACCTCCAAGACAGCGAAAGTCTGAGGAGCTATATGACGCCATTACTGATGATTACGTTCATTTCGACAAAACAACGTCTACCGAAGATAAAGATAGGGTCAATTCTTGGATTAATGAGTTAAAACCCGATGCCGTCTATAATTACGAATCATATGGAGATTGTTTTCTAGCGGAAAATCTACTGCGAAAGTATATTACTACCCAAAAGATTGCATATCCAGATAGTTTAAAAAATGACATAAAAAATTGGAAGGAAGGCTATCAAGCAAAGAAAGATAAAGCGAATTTAAGCATACAAATTCGACATGACGACAACGATTTATCGTATTGCGGAATGGAACAGCTAGCTTATATAGCTGACACCGAAAAAGACAAACAAAAAAAGTCAACTTTACTACGAGACTGCATTGAGTACACCCCTATTCGCGACGCCGTTGCCCACACATCTAGATTAACTGATGTGGCAAAACTACGGTTGAACGTATGTTTTGAGAATATAAAAGCAAGGATCAAAAATCTATTAAAGATATCTAGCAAGCCCTAG
- a CDS encoding DNA cytosine methyltransferase gives MAKSRKSSAKKKSPPIEVVDLFCGIGGLSFGLKSQGFKIKAGYDLDYTCQYAYHHNNNAEFRYEDIRKVTAEEINNTYSKGAIRVLAGCAPCQPFSSYAFKNKNKDPNKYSLLDEFGRLVEEVQPDIVTMENVPQILKFKLEHVFQRFIETLERNEYNVSYKVVFCPDYGIPQTRKRLVLLASKKGKIELIPPTHTAENYVTVKDVIGNLPPIEAGERDPNDALHKARALTPLNIQRIKATPTNGSWSDWPKELQLKCHKKNSGKTFGSVYGRMDWNKPAPTMTTQCTGLGNGRFGHPEQDRAISLREAALIQTFPRNYQFFVDEKSVSTTLASRYIGNAVPPKLGEIIGKSIKQHLKQCEAHDGKL, from the coding sequence ATGGCTAAATCACGCAAGAGTTCTGCAAAAAAGAAATCCCCTCCTATAGAAGTTGTTGATCTGTTTTGCGGGATAGGAGGCCTAAGTTTTGGATTAAAAAGCCAAGGCTTTAAAATTAAAGCCGGGTATGATCTAGACTATACTTGCCAATATGCATATCATCACAACAACAATGCTGAATTTCGATATGAAGATATTCGCAAAGTAACAGCCGAAGAAATAAACAATACTTATAGTAAAGGTGCAATTCGAGTTCTTGCGGGGTGTGCTCCTTGCCAGCCATTTTCTTCATATGCATTTAAAAACAAAAATAAAGACCCAAATAAGTACAGTTTACTAGATGAATTCGGACGACTAGTGGAAGAAGTTCAACCCGACATTGTCACTATGGAAAATGTTCCGCAAATTTTGAAATTCAAATTGGAACATGTTTTTCAACGTTTTATCGAAACCTTGGAACGTAACGAGTATAATGTAAGCTATAAGGTTGTCTTTTGTCCCGATTATGGTATTCCTCAAACAAGAAAACGTTTGGTTTTATTAGCATCAAAAAAAGGAAAAATTGAATTAATCCCCCCAACACACACTGCAGAAAATTATGTAACCGTAAAGGATGTGATTGGAAATTTGCCGCCAATCGAAGCTGGAGAAAGGGACCCAAATGATGCTTTACACAAAGCACGAGCATTAACACCTTTGAATATTCAACGAATAAAAGCAACTCCTACAAATGGAAGTTGGTCTGATTGGCCTAAAGAACTTCAGCTAAAATGTCATAAAAAGAATAGTGGAAAAACCTTCGGTAGTGTATATGGTCGTATGGATTGGAATAAACCTGCTCCAACAATGACTACACAGTGTACTGGTTTAGGAAATGGACGATTTGGACATCCCGAACAAGATAGAGCAATATCTCTTCGGGAAGCCGCTTTGATACAGACGTTCCCAAGAAATTATCAATTTTTTGTAGATGAAAAATCTGTATCAACGACTTTAGCGTCCAGATATATAGGGAACGCTGTCCCCCCAAAATTAGGGGAAATTATTGGGAAAAGTATAAAGCAGCATTTAAAACAATGCGAGGCTCATGATGGAAAACTATAA